One window of the bacterium genome contains the following:
- the serA gene encoding phosphoglycerate dehydrogenase encodes MPKILVSDKLSDQGLAILQKAPGLKVDVKTGLTPEELRKIIGEYDGLIIRSATKVTKDVLEAADRLKVIGRAGIGVDNVDLEAATKKGVVVMNTPSGNATTTAEHAIAMMFAVSRQIPQATGSIRGGKWEKTKFMGRELTNKYLGVVGVGNIGRIVVDRAIGLKMRVLGYDPFLSKEAAEKLGVELVDLPDLFKRADYITIHVPLMEKTKGLIDKAAFQKMKKGVFIINCARGGIVNEKDLEWAIKEGIVGGAALDVFEQEPPPADHPLLKMDQVIFTPHLGAATAEAQENVAVEVAEQVADFFTTGTIRNAVNFPSMSGETLKILQPYILLAEKLGLLQGQMASKLPTEVSIEYRGDINGYNLAPVTQSLLKGLLTPMASDVSVNYVNAALIAREKGLRVVESKVSGHQDFTSLVTVTLKNGTEERRVSGTIFGRTNPRIVQINDFYLEALPEGTILVIHNHDRPGVIGAIGTMLGQKKINISRMQLGLEKGKDEAIALYNVEGDVTPQVVADLEKLPNIISVKKVIL; translated from the coding sequence ATGCCAAAAATTCTCGTCAGCGATAAGTTGTCCGACCAGGGCCTCGCGATCCTGCAAAAGGCCCCCGGCCTCAAGGTGGACGTCAAGACGGGCCTCACGCCCGAAGAGCTACGGAAGATCATCGGGGAGTATGACGGCCTGATCATCCGCAGCGCCACGAAGGTGACCAAGGACGTCTTGGAGGCGGCCGACCGGCTCAAGGTCATCGGCCGGGCGGGCATCGGCGTGGACAACGTCGACCTTGAGGCCGCGACCAAGAAGGGCGTCGTGGTCATGAACACGCCTTCCGGCAACGCCACGACGACCGCCGAGCACGCCATCGCCATGATGTTCGCGGTCTCCCGGCAGATCCCCCAAGCCACCGGGTCGATCCGGGGGGGAAAGTGGGAAAAGACGAAGTTCATGGGGCGGGAACTCACGAACAAGTATCTGGGCGTCGTGGGCGTGGGCAACATCGGGCGCATCGTGGTGGACCGCGCCATCGGCCTCAAGATGCGCGTGCTGGGCTACGATCCCTTCCTCTCCAAGGAGGCGGCCGAGAAGCTCGGCGTGGAGCTGGTGGACCTGCCGGATCTCTTCAAGCGGGCGGATTACATCACGATCCACGTGCCCTTGATGGAAAAGACCAAGGGCTTGATCGACAAGGCGGCCTTCCAAAAGATGAAGAAGGGCGTCTTTATCATCAATTGCGCGCGCGGCGGGATCGTGAACGAGAAGGACCTCGAATGGGCGATCAAGGAAGGGATCGTCGGCGGGGCCGCCCTGGACGTCTTCGAGCAGGAGCCGCCCCCGGCCGATCACCCCTTGCTCAAGATGGATCAGGTCATCTTCACGCCGCACCTGGGCGCGGCGACCGCCGAGGCCCAGGAGAACGTGGCCGTCGAGGTGGCCGAGCAGGTCGCCGATTTCTTCACGACGGGCACGATCCGGAACGCCGTCAACTTCCCCTCGATGAGCGGGGAGACGTTGAAGATTCTGCAACCGTACATCCTCCTGGCGGAGAAGCTGGGCCTCCTCCAAGGCCAGATGGCGAGCAAGCTGCCTACCGAGGTCTCCATCGAATACCGGGGGGACATCAACGGCTACAACCTCGCCCCGGTCACTCAGTCGCTGCTCAAGGGGTTGCTCACGCCGATGGCCTCCGACGTCAGCGTCAACTACGTCAACGCCGCGCTCATCGCCCGGGAGAAAGGGCTGCGGGTCGTTGAATCGAAGGTGAGCGGCCACCAGGACTTCACCAGCCTCGTCACGGTTACGCTCAAGAACGGAACCGAGGAAAGGCGCGTGTCCGGGACGATCTTCGGCAGGACCAATCCCCGCATCGTTCAGATCAACGACTTCTATCTGGAGGCCCTACCCGAGGGGACGATCCTGGTCATCCACAACCATGACCGGCCGGGCGTCATCGGCGCGATCGGGACGATGCTCGGACAGAAGAAGATCAACATCTCCCGGATGCAGCTGGGCCTGGAGAAGGGCAAGGACGAGGCGATCGCCCTCTACAACGTGGAGGGGGACGTGACCCCGCAGGTCGTGGCCGATTTGGAAAAGCTGCCGAACATCATTTCCGTCAAGAAGGTCATCCTCTAA
- a CDS encoding aspartate aminotransferase family protein: MSSPLSQGIIELTQQFVMNTYARLPVALVKGKGSWAWDADGKKYLDFFSGLAVNNLGHAHPRVLKAMVSQARELMHVSNVFYTEPQARLAELLVKNSFGDRVFFCNSGAEANEGAVKLARKWAKKKHGPQKFEVITMRNSFHGRTLAMIAATGQEKYQKGFEPMPAGFKYAEFGDIESLKAQVTDASCAVLIEPIQAEGGVRMASPEYFRALRALCDEKGLLLIFDEVQVGMGRTGKLFAYQHYGMEPDVMTLAKALASGLPIGAVVAKESVANAFEPGDHASTFGGNPLVAAVGRATVETMLEEGFLDEAAKKAASFQAQLKKLKKRFPMIVEVRGLGSMLALDLDQPAKPIVLKCLEKGLLINAVQERTLRLLPPLTVKRAELKEAVAILAQVLEETAHGQGVIAGAPQMAVTP; the protein is encoded by the coding sequence ATGTCATCCCCATTATCCCAAGGCATCATCGAGTTGACCCAACAGTTCGTCATGAACACATACGCCCGGCTGCCCGTGGCCCTCGTGAAGGGCAAGGGGAGCTGGGCCTGGGACGCGGACGGCAAAAAGTACCTCGACTTCTTTTCGGGGCTGGCCGTCAACAACCTGGGACACGCCCACCCGCGGGTCCTCAAGGCCATGGTCTCGCAGGCGCGCGAGCTCATGCACGTGAGCAACGTCTTTTACACGGAGCCGCAGGCGAGGCTCGCGGAGTTGCTGGTCAAGAATTCCTTCGGGGACCGGGTCTTCTTCTGCAACAGCGGGGCCGAGGCGAACGAGGGCGCCGTGAAGCTCGCCCGGAAATGGGCCAAGAAAAAGCACGGCCCCCAGAAATTTGAAGTCATCACGATGCGGAATTCCTTCCACGGACGGACGCTCGCGATGATCGCGGCGACCGGGCAGGAGAAATATCAAAAGGGCTTCGAACCGATGCCGGCCGGTTTCAAGTACGCCGAGTTCGGCGACATCGAATCGCTCAAGGCCCAGGTGACCGACGCCTCCTGCGCCGTCCTGATCGAACCGATCCAGGCCGAAGGCGGGGTGCGGATGGCGTCCCCCGAGTACTTCCGGGCGCTGCGGGCCCTTTGCGACGAAAAGGGCTTGTTGCTGATCTTCGACGAGGTCCAGGTCGGCATGGGCCGCACGGGAAAACTGTTCGCCTACCAGCACTATGGGATGGAACCCGACGTCATGACGCTGGCCAAGGCCCTCGCCTCGGGATTGCCGATCGGAGCCGTCGTCGCCAAGGAGTCCGTCGCCAATGCCTTTGAGCCCGGCGACCACGCCTCCACCTTCGGCGGCAATCCCCTCGTCGCCGCCGTCGGACGGGCGACCGTCGAAACGATGCTGGAAGAGGGATTCTTGGACGAAGCCGCGAAGAAGGCCGCCTCGTTTCAGGCCCAGTTGAAAAAGCTCAAGAAGAGATTCCCGATGATTGTGGAGGTGCGGGGATTGGGGTCGATGCTCGCCCTCGACCTGGACCAGCCCGCCAAGCCCATCGTCCTCAAGTGTCTGGAAAAGGGCCTCCTCATCAATGCCGTGCAGGAGAGGACGCTGCGCCTCTTGCCGCCGCTGACGGTGAAGAGGGCGGAGCTGAAGGAGGCGGTGGCCATCCTCGCCCAGGTCTTGGAGGAGACGGCGCACGGGCAGGGCGTGATCGCCGGCGCCCCGCAAATGGCGGTGACGCCGTGA
- a CDS encoding alanine--glyoxylate aminotransferase family protein: MNKYRLFAPGPTPVSEETSLSMASPIIHHRTEPFEKIVAEVRDGLKWLFQTKNEVLILASSGTGAMEGAVVNTLSRGDKVVVVDGGKFGERWWKICRSYGVEADVIQVTWGQAVDVKEIKSRLDQGGVKSVFVQASESSTGTYHPIREIAELVKTKADCLCVVDAISALGAMNLPMDAWGIDVLITGSQKALGLPPGLAMVALSDKAWKAAETSTLPKFYFDFKRELKNVQQNTTAFTPAISLIVGLAQVLREFKKEGLENLFARHARLAEATRQAMKALGLQLYSSSPVNSLTAVKTPEGIDAQKVFKILQTKYNMTIAGGQDAAKGKIFRLAHLGYYDDLDVVTVVAAVEWALAELGHKFTMGAGVGAAMKALRGL; the protein is encoded by the coding sequence ATGAACAAGTACCGCTTATTCGCACCCGGCCCCACCCCCGTCTCCGAAGAGACCTCTCTGTCGATGGCCAGCCCCATCATCCACCACCGGACCGAACCGTTCGAGAAGATCGTCGCGGAGGTGAGAGATGGCCTGAAATGGCTCTTCCAGACCAAGAACGAGGTCTTGATCCTGGCCTCATCCGGGACCGGCGCCATGGAAGGGGCCGTCGTGAACACCCTGAGCCGGGGCGACAAGGTCGTCGTCGTCGACGGCGGCAAGTTCGGGGAACGGTGGTGGAAGATCTGCAGGTCTTATGGCGTCGAAGCGGATGTCATCCAAGTGACCTGGGGTCAGGCCGTGGACGTGAAGGAGATCAAGTCCCGCCTCGACCAGGGCGGGGTAAAGTCCGTCTTCGTCCAGGCCTCCGAGAGCTCGACGGGCACGTATCATCCCATCCGCGAGATCGCGGAACTCGTGAAGACCAAGGCCGACTGCCTCTGCGTCGTCGACGCCATCTCGGCCCTGGGGGCCATGAATCTCCCGATGGACGCCTGGGGGATCGACGTTCTCATCACGGGTTCCCAGAAGGCGCTGGGACTCCCCCCGGGGCTCGCCATGGTCGCGCTCTCGGACAAGGCCTGGAAGGCCGCCGAGACCTCGACGTTGCCGAAGTTCTATTTCGATTTCAAAAGGGAGCTGAAGAACGTCCAGCAGAACACGACGGCCTTCACCCCGGCGATCAGCCTGATCGTCGGCCTCGCGCAGGTGCTGCGCGAGTTCAAAAAAGAGGGTTTGGAGAATCTCTTCGCCCGCCACGCGCGCCTGGCCGAGGCGACGCGCCAGGCGATGAAGGCCCTGGGCCTGCAGCTCTATTCGAGCTCACCGGTCAATTCGCTCACGGCGGTCAAGACGCCCGAAGGCATCGACGCCCAAAAGGTCTTCAAGATCCTCCAGACCAAGTACAACATGACCATCGCCGGAGGCCAGGACGCGGCCAAGGGCAAGATCTTCCGGCTCGCCCATCTGGGCTATTACGACGACCTGGACGTGGTGACGGTGGTCGCCGCCGTCGAATGGGCCCTGGCCGAGCTGGGCCACAAATTCACCATGGGTGCCGGCGTCGGCGCCGCCATGAAGGCTTTACGGGGACTCTAA
- the argF gene encoding ornithine carbamoyltransferase, whose product MKRDLLSPLDLSAVEMKKIFERAAWLKKTRKRGRVPATLRGKTLGMIFEKPSTRTQVSFDVAMWELGGHSVSLNASSSQLGRGETYADTGRVLSRYVHGIMIRTFAQAHCEELARAASVPVINGLTDEHHPCQILTDLFTIQELRKDLRKTVIAYVGDGNNMANSWMEAALVLGFPLRIGTPAGFEPSGDVLKRIDRNKARTIVLTRDPIEAISGADVVNTDTWFSMGQEVSEEKRRAFEPFQVNARLLKHARKDAVVLHCLPAHRGEEVTDEVMDGPQSRVFDQAENRLHVQKAILEMLLR is encoded by the coding sequence GTGAAGAGAGACCTCTTAAGCCCCCTGGATCTGAGCGCCGTCGAGATGAAAAAAATCTTCGAACGCGCGGCCTGGCTCAAAAAAACGCGCAAGCGGGGGAGGGTCCCGGCGACCCTCAGGGGCAAGACCCTCGGGATGATCTTCGAAAAGCCCTCCACCCGCACCCAGGTCTCCTTCGACGTCGCCATGTGGGAGCTGGGCGGGCATTCGGTGTCGCTCAACGCCTCTTCGAGCCAATTGGGCCGGGGGGAGACCTATGCGGACACGGGCCGTGTCCTCTCACGCTACGTGCATGGGATCATGATCCGGACCTTCGCCCAGGCCCACTGCGAGGAATTGGCGCGGGCGGCTTCCGTCCCCGTCATCAATGGATTGACGGACGAACATCACCCCTGCCAGATCCTGACGGATCTCTTTACAATTCAAGAACTTAGGAAGGATTTGCGGAAGACCGTCATCGCCTACGTCGGGGACGGCAACAACATGGCCAACTCCTGGATGGAGGCGGCTCTAGTCCTTGGATTTCCTTTAAGAATCGGGACACCTGCCGGTTTCGAACCCTCGGGGGACGTCCTCAAAAGGATTGACAGAAACAAGGCCCGCACTATTGTCCTCACCCGCGATCCGATCGAAGCGATCTCGGGGGCCGATGTGGTCAACACGGACACTTGGTTCTCGATGGGGCAAGAGGTTTCTGAAGAAAAGCGCAGGGCTTTCGAGCCCTTCCAGGTGAATGCCCGCCTCTTGAAGCACGCCAGGAAAGACGCCGTCGTCCTCCACTGCCTCCCGGCCCACCGGGGCGAGGAGGTGACGGATGAGGTCATGGACGGTCCCCAATCGCGCGTATTCGATCAGGCCGAGAACAGGCTTCACGTTCAGAAGGCAATTTTGGAGATGCTATTAAGATGA
- a CDS encoding adenylosuccinate synthase, which produces MANVVVVGAQWGDEGKGKIVDVFTEFADVVVRFQGGNNAGHTLVVKGAKTVLHLIPSGILNPGVQCVIGNGVVIDPEVCLEEIRTLKSKGLLKSDRDLAISETAHVILPYHKRIDVLREEKKGAGKIGTTGRGIGPCYEDKMARMGIRICDLIDPELLKKRLEAVLPEKNLYLERILQGPTFSFDEIYGSYVAFGKALRGYVRNTAILLQEAAQKKKKILFEGAQGTSLDVDHGTYPFVTSSNTVAGNATCGSGIGPTQIQSVIGVSKAYTTRVGSGPFPTELDDPVGEHLRKEGAEFGATTGRPRRCGWLDLVVLRHAVRVNGLTGLVLTKLDILSGLPELKICVAYKRRGRVVKEFPGSVDILDECEPVYEKMRGWREPLSGIRKIANLPLTARSYLKKIERVLGVPIIVVSVGPSREEQIFLKNPFRS; this is translated from the coding sequence ATGGCCAATGTCGTCGTTGTCGGCGCCCAGTGGGGGGACGAGGGCAAAGGCAAGATCGTCGACGTCTTCACCGAATTCGCCGACGTCGTGGTCCGCTTCCAGGGCGGCAACAACGCCGGCCATACCCTGGTGGTGAAGGGCGCGAAGACGGTCCTCCATCTCATCCCGTCCGGCATCCTGAATCCCGGGGTCCAATGCGTGATCGGCAACGGGGTCGTCATCGATCCGGAGGTCTGCCTCGAGGAAATCCGGACGCTCAAATCGAAGGGCCTGCTCAAGAGCGACCGGGACCTCGCCATCAGCGAAACCGCCCACGTCATCCTGCCTTATCACAAGCGGATCGACGTCCTCCGGGAGGAGAAAAAAGGCGCCGGCAAGATCGGGACGACGGGGCGCGGAATCGGGCCCTGCTATGAAGACAAGATGGCCCGGATGGGGATCCGCATCTGCGACCTCATCGATCCCGAGCTCTTGAAAAAGCGCCTCGAGGCCGTCCTGCCCGAAAAAAATCTCTACCTGGAGCGGATTCTGCAGGGTCCGACGTTTTCATTCGACGAGATTTACGGGTCCTACGTCGCCTTCGGGAAGGCACTCCGGGGCTACGTCCGGAACACGGCCATCCTCCTCCAGGAGGCGGCCCAGAAGAAGAAAAAGATCCTGTTCGAAGGGGCCCAGGGCACGTCGCTGGACGTCGACCACGGTACGTATCCCTTCGTCACGTCCTCGAACACGGTGGCGGGCAACGCGACCTGCGGTTCGGGGATCGGGCCGACGCAGATCCAATCCGTCATCGGGGTCTCAAAGGCCTATACGACCCGCGTCGGGAGCGGTCCGTTCCCCACCGAGCTGGACGATCCCGTCGGCGAGCACCTGAGGAAGGAAGGCGCCGAATTCGGCGCGACGACGGGCCGTCCACGCCGCTGCGGTTGGCTGGATCTGGTGGTCCTCCGCCACGCCGTCCGGGTGAACGGGCTCACGGGGCTCGTGTTGACCAAGCTGGACATCCTTTCGGGGCTTCCGGAGCTCAAGATTTGCGTCGCCTACAAGCGCCGGGGCCGGGTGGTGAAGGAATTCCCGGGCTCGGTGGACATCCTCGACGAGTGCGAGCCGGTCTACGAGAAGATGAGGGGCTGGAGGGAGCCGCTGTCGGGCATCCGGAAGATCGCGAATCTCCCCCTGACGGCCCGAAGCTACCTTAAAAAAATCGAAAGGGTCCTGGGCGTTCCCATCATCGTCGTCTCCGTGGGCCCCTCGCGAGAGGAACAGATCTTCCTCAAGAACCCATTCCGTTCTTAA
- a CDS encoding argininosuccinate synthase has protein sequence MKVVLAYSGGLDTSVMVRWLIENYRCEVIGFVADLGQEEDLEAVRIKAVKTGASRAYVADLKEEFVRDYIFPMLRANAVYEGTYLLGTSIARPLIAKKQVEVALKEGADAVAHGATGKGNDQVRFELTYYALKPDIKVIAPWKTWELKSRTDCIAYAQKFGIPVPVSKAKPYSMDRNLFHISFEGGVLEDPWREPPKDMFVMSKDPLEAPSTPAYVEVSYEKGNPVALNGTRLSPANLLGKLNRIAGENGIGRVDVVENRYVGMKSRGVYETPGGTVLHVAHRALEGLTMDREVMHLRDSLIPRYAEMIYYGYWFAPEREMLQKLMDEAQTHVTGTVRLKLYKGNCIVVGRKSPKSLFHKDYATFEQDTVYNQKDAEGFIKLNALRLKLRRLTQG, from the coding sequence ATGAAGGTGGTGCTCGCGTACTCCGGCGGCCTCGATACCTCCGTGATGGTTCGCTGGCTCATTGAAAACTACCGCTGCGAGGTCATCGGCTTCGTCGCCGACCTGGGCCAGGAAGAGGATTTGGAGGCGGTCCGGATCAAGGCCGTCAAGACGGGCGCCTCGCGGGCCTACGTGGCGGACCTCAAGGAGGAGTTTGTCCGCGACTACATCTTTCCCATGCTGCGGGCCAATGCCGTCTACGAAGGGACCTATCTCCTGGGCACGTCCATCGCCCGGCCCCTGATCGCCAAGAAGCAGGTGGAGGTCGCCCTCAAGGAAGGCGCGGACGCGGTCGCGCACGGGGCGACGGGGAAGGGGAACGACCAAGTCCGCTTCGAGCTGACGTATTACGCCCTGAAGCCCGACATCAAGGTCATCGCGCCCTGGAAGACGTGGGAGCTCAAGTCCCGGACCGACTGCATCGCTTACGCGCAGAAGTTCGGCATACCCGTCCCGGTCTCGAAGGCCAAGCCCTACAGCATGGACCGCAACCTCTTTCACATCAGCTTCGAGGGCGGCGTACTGGAAGACCCGTGGCGGGAGCCGCCCAAGGACATGTTCGTCATGTCCAAAGACCCCCTGGAAGCGCCGTCGACGCCCGCCTACGTCGAAGTCTCCTATGAAAAGGGAAACCCCGTCGCCTTGAACGGCACGCGCCTCTCGCCCGCGAACCTGCTCGGGAAGCTCAACCGGATCGCCGGGGAGAACGGCATCGGGCGCGTGGACGTGGTGGAGAACCGCTACGTCGGGATGAAGAGCCGGGGCGTTTACGAAACGCCGGGCGGAACCGTCCTTCACGTGGCCCATCGGGCGCTCGAGGGGCTCACCATGGACCGCGAGGTCATGCACCTCCGCGACTCGCTCATCCCGCGTTACGCCGAGATGATCTACTACGGTTATTGGTTCGCGCCGGAGCGAGAGATGTTGCAGAAGCTCATGGACGAGGCGCAGACGCACGTCACCGGCACGGTCCGGCTCAAGCTTTACAAGGGGAATTGCATCGTGGTCGGACGCAAGTCCCCGAAATCGCTCTTCCACAAGGACTACGCGACTTTCGAGCAGGATACGGTCTACAACCAGAAGGACGCCGAAGGATTCATCAAGCTGAACGCGCTTCGCCTCAAACTCCGCCGTCTGACCCAAGGATGA
- a CDS encoding RNA methyltransferase, whose amino-acid sequence MTKNLRPQDVTFILVKPRYGGNIGAACRVLKNMGFSKLHLVRPSVLPTHPESLRLAVGAADLARKAKVFDSLNEAAKGLRFLIGTSRRTGKYRRDFANLPGIGDKLLRGQKIGILFGAEERGLTNEELGHCNLVVQIPSNPDFPSLNLAQSVAVTAYQLRLLQDMGEPDDSLKKFPLAPVQEVEGMFQHLEKTLTTIGFLHERNGFHMMRTIRQLFGRTQMNEREVRIIRGICRQIQWAVKNGMGS is encoded by the coding sequence ATGACAAAGAATCTTCGCCCTCAAGATGTAACCTTCATCCTCGTGAAACCCCGCTATGGCGGGAACATCGGTGCCGCCTGCCGCGTCCTCAAGAACATGGGATTTTCAAAGCTGCACCTCGTCCGCCCTTCCGTATTGCCGACCCATCCCGAGTCGCTGCGCCTCGCCGTGGGGGCCGCCGATCTTGCGAGGAAGGCGAAGGTGTTCGACTCGCTGAACGAGGCCGCCAAGGGGCTCCGTTTCCTGATCGGCACCAGCCGCCGGACGGGAAAGTACCGCCGGGACTTCGCGAACCTCCCCGGGATCGGCGATAAGCTCCTCCGGGGCCAAAAGATTGGAATCCTGTTCGGCGCCGAGGAGCGCGGACTCACCAACGAGGAATTGGGGCACTGCAACCTGGTCGTTCAGATCCCCTCGAATCCCGATTTTCCGTCTCTGAACCTCGCGCAGTCGGTGGCCGTCACGGCCTACCAGCTCCGCCTCCTTCAGGACATGGGCGAACCCGACGACTCCTTGAAAAAGTTTCCGCTGGCGCCGGTGCAGGAGGTGGAGGGCATGTTCCAGCATTTGGAGAAGACGCTGACGACGATCGGCTTTCTCCACGAGAGGAACGGCTTTCACATGATGCGGACGATCCGCCAGCTCTTCGGCCGGACCCAGATGAACGAGCGGGAGGTGCGGATCATCCGCGGCATCTGCCGGCAGATCCAGTGGGCGGTTAAGAACGGAATGGGTTCTTGA